In a genomic window of Halobiforma lacisalsi AJ5:
- the proS gene encoding proline--tRNA ligase has translation MSDESQELGITESKSHKPGEWYAEVVQKAGLADYAPMGGFIVTKPRGYALWERIQDALDGWFKETGVDNVYFPMFIPESFLEREKDIVEGFDPEVAWVTQGGHEELEERLAVRPTSESIIAPFMADWTRSHRDLPLRLNQWCSVVRWEATETKPFFRTKEFMWQEGHTAHATDESAWEEVWTRLEQYERVYEDVLAIPVLRGKKPEHDKFPGADTTTTVEALMPDGKSVQGGTSHHLGQSFAEAFDITFVDEDEEEKTAYTTSWGLSWRALGALVMTHSDDQGLVLPPTVAPTQVVIVPIWQDDTKDDVLEYSESIADDLEEAGFRVELDDRDERNPGFKFNEHELNGVPLRLEIGPNEVEDEEITLVHRPDNEQSVADRAGIVDTVDAHLEEIYDKLYEAAEENLEENVREAHSPEDIMGTIGKHGGYVKTPWCGDEACEEAIKEKVAAEIVMQPLEDEGGETAGDVPEPDHDECGVCGEPADEVAYFAKSY, from the coding sequence ATGAGCGACGAGAGTCAGGAACTCGGCATCACCGAGTCGAAATCACACAAGCCCGGCGAGTGGTACGCCGAAGTCGTCCAGAAGGCCGGCCTCGCGGACTACGCGCCGATGGGCGGGTTCATCGTCACGAAGCCCCGCGGCTACGCCCTGTGGGAGCGTATCCAGGACGCACTCGACGGCTGGTTCAAGGAGACCGGCGTCGACAACGTCTACTTCCCGATGTTCATCCCCGAGAGTTTCCTCGAGCGGGAGAAGGACATCGTCGAAGGGTTCGATCCGGAGGTCGCGTGGGTGACTCAGGGCGGCCACGAAGAACTCGAGGAACGACTGGCCGTCCGTCCGACGAGTGAATCGATCATCGCGCCCTTCATGGCCGACTGGACCCGCAGCCACCGCGACCTGCCCCTGCGGCTGAACCAGTGGTGTTCCGTCGTCCGGTGGGAGGCTACGGAGACGAAGCCGTTCTTCCGCACGAAGGAGTTCATGTGGCAGGAAGGCCACACCGCCCACGCCACCGACGAGAGCGCCTGGGAGGAGGTCTGGACCCGCCTCGAACAGTACGAGCGCGTCTACGAGGACGTCCTCGCCATCCCGGTGCTGCGGGGCAAAAAGCCCGAACACGACAAGTTCCCCGGGGCGGACACGACGACGACGGTGGAGGCCCTGATGCCCGACGGCAAGTCCGTCCAGGGCGGCACCAGCCACCACCTCGGCCAGAGCTTCGCCGAGGCGTTCGACATCACCTTCGTCGACGAGGACGAAGAAGAGAAGACGGCCTACACCACCTCGTGGGGGCTGTCCTGGCGCGCGCTCGGGGCACTGGTCATGACTCACTCCGACGACCAGGGGCTCGTACTCCCGCCGACGGTCGCGCCCACGCAGGTCGTCATCGTTCCGATCTGGCAGGATGACACCAAGGACGACGTCCTCGAGTACTCCGAGTCCATCGCCGACGACCTCGAGGAGGCCGGCTTCCGCGTCGAACTCGACGACCGCGACGAGCGCAATCCCGGCTTCAAGTTCAACGAACACGAGCTCAACGGCGTCCCGCTGCGGCTCGAGATCGGTCCCAACGAGGTCGAGGACGAGGAGATCACCCTGGTCCACCGCCCGGACAACGAACAGTCCGTCGCCGACCGTGCCGGGATCGTCGACACGGTCGATGCCCACCTCGAGGAGATCTACGACAAACTCTACGAGGCCGCCGAGGAGAACCTCGAGGAGAACGTCCGCGAGGCCCACAGCCCCGAGGACATCATGGGGACGATCGGCAAACACGGCGGCTACGTGAAGACGCCGTGGTGTGGCGACGAGGCCTGCGAGGAGGCCATCAAAGAGAAGGTCGCCGCGGAGATCGTCATGCAGCCTCTCGAGGACGAGGGCGGCGAGACGGCGGGCGACGTACCCGAACCCGACCACGACGAGTGTGGGGTCTGTGGCGAACCCGCCGACGAGGTCGCGTACTTCGCGAAGTCTTACTGA
- a CDS encoding quinone oxidoreductase family protein encodes MRAIQVTEYGDSDRLEAVEADRPEPDAGEVRIEVEAAGINFADVMQRRGHYPGGPETPYVPGMEAAGRIDATGEGVDLEEGDRVVAMLNTGGYAEYATADAQRLFPIPEGMSFEEAAGFPVQFLTAHACLFEWGGLEEGETVLIQAAAGGVGTAAVQLASNAGAEVFGTASSQEKLDLAADLGCDHPINYTETDFREVVEAETDGEGVDLVLESVGDDVFDRSLDAMAHFGRMVTYGVASGVPASAENQRLLFENKTVKGFHLGQAAYHDPNRVMKAVPDLTQGLTNGDLQVILGQEFALEDAAEAHQYIEDRKSSGKVVLKP; translated from the coding sequence ATGCGCGCAATCCAGGTAACGGAATACGGCGACAGCGACCGACTCGAGGCCGTCGAGGCGGACCGCCCGGAACCCGACGCAGGTGAGGTTCGCATCGAGGTCGAAGCCGCGGGGATCAACTTCGCCGATGTGATGCAACGTCGCGGCCACTACCCCGGCGGTCCCGAGACGCCCTACGTCCCCGGGATGGAGGCCGCGGGACGGATCGACGCCACCGGTGAGGGCGTCGACCTGGAGGAAGGCGACCGCGTCGTCGCGATGCTGAACACCGGCGGCTACGCCGAGTACGCGACCGCCGACGCCCAGCGGCTCTTTCCCATCCCCGAGGGGATGAGTTTCGAGGAAGCCGCCGGCTTCCCCGTGCAGTTCCTGACCGCCCACGCCTGTCTGTTCGAGTGGGGCGGCCTCGAGGAGGGCGAAACGGTGCTGATCCAGGCCGCCGCGGGCGGGGTCGGTACCGCCGCGGTCCAGTTAGCCTCGAACGCCGGCGCCGAGGTGTTCGGCACCGCGAGCAGCCAGGAGAAACTCGATCTGGCCGCCGACCTGGGCTGTGATCACCCGATCAACTACACCGAGACGGACTTTCGCGAGGTCGTCGAGGCCGAGACCGACGGCGAGGGCGTCGACCTCGTCCTGGAGAGCGTCGGCGACGACGTCTTCGACCGGAGCCTCGACGCGATGGCCCACTTCGGGCGGATGGTCACCTACGGCGTCGCCAGTGGCGTCCCCGCCTCGGCCGAGAACCAGCGACTGCTGTTCGAGAACAAGACCGTCAAGGGGTTCCACCTCGGCCAGGCCGCCTACCACGACCCGAACAGGGTCATGAAGGCCGTCCCCGACCTCACGCAAGGGCTGACGAACGGCGACCTCCAGGTGATCCTCGGCCAGGAGTTCGCCCTCGAGGACGCCGCCGAGGCCCACCAGTACATCGAGGACCGCAAGAGTTCGGGTAAGGTCGTGCTGAAGCCCTAG